Below is a window of Paramagnetospirillum magneticum AMB-1 DNA.
GGGCCTCCACCAGCAATCGTCCGTGTTCGGCGCGATGTCCCGCCAGGCCGGGATAGCCGGCGCGGTCCAGCAGAGTTTCCTCGGCCTGGAAATGGATGCGGGTCCGGGCGATCAACTCGCCCAGGATGAGGGTCAGGCGGGCAAAGGCCGCGTTCTCCCGGGCGGCGGTGAGGAAGTCATTGGTCAGTTTCAGCAAATGTCGGTGCTCGGCATCCATGGCCGGAACGCCAAGCTTCAGCTCATTGGACCACTCGATGACGGTCATGCCGGTGGCTCCCACCGCCTCTACAGACGGGAAGTCTAGCACTTCCGTATCAATGGAGTATTAACGCAAGGCCCCCAGCAAGGCTTCCATGGCCTGATGGAACATGGCCTCGGTCAGGCGGCCGGTATTGGTGTTGTAGCGCGAGCAGTGATAGCTGTCGCCCAGCACCAGTCCCCCCGGCAGCGCGTGGAGGCGGGCATGGCCGAAGGGGTTGGCGGCCTTGCGCACGCCCAGGGTGGACAGCACCTGATCATGGGACTCGCGGCCCAGGCAGAAAATCCCCCGCAGATTGGGCATGGCGGCGATCTCGGCGGCCAGGAAGGGCCGGCAGGCTGCGAACTCGGCGGGCAGCGGCTTGTTGGCGGGTGGCACGCAGCGCGCCGCGTTGGTGATGCGGCATCCCACCAGTTCCAGCCCGTCATCGGCGGCGGCGCGGTACTCTCCCCGCGCCAGACCATAGCGGATCAGGGTGGAATAGAGCAGGTCGCCGGCATAATCGCCGGTGAACGGCCGCCCGGTGCGGTTGGCGCCCTTGAGGCCGGGAGCGAGGCCGACCACCAGCAACGGGGCTTCCAGGCCGCCGAAGGACGGCACCGGATCGTGATGCCAGCCGGGAAATTGGACCCGGTTGGCGCGGCGGAACTCGGCCAGACGCGGGCACAGCCCGCAATCGGCCCCGGGCGCGGAAAAGCTCATCTCAATCGGCGGGGTAGGGGCGGTCGTCGCGGTGCTGCTGGGCGCGGGCGATCTGGCTCTCCAGGTCCTGCAGTTCGATGAACACATCGGCCTGACGCCGCAACTCGTCGGCCACCATGGGCGGCTGCGAGCGGATGGTGCTGACCACCGAGACGCGCACGCCCTTTCTTTGCACCGCTTCCACCAGGCGGCGGAAATCGCCGTCGCCGGAGAACAGCACCACATGGTCGAGATACTGGCACATCTCCATCACGTCGATGGCCAGTTCGATATCCATGTTGCCTTTGATCTTGCGCCGGCCCATGGCATCGGTGAATTCCTTGGTCGGCTTGGTGACCATGGTGTAGCCGTTGTAGTCCAGCCAGTCCACCAGCGGGCGGATGGGGGAGTATTCCTGATCCTCCATCAGGGCGGTGTAGTAGAAGGCGCGGATCAGGCGCCCCTTGCCGGCGAACAGGTTCAGCAGCTTCTTGTAGTCGATGTCGAAGCCCAGGGCACGGGCGGCCGAATAAAGGTTGGACCCGTCGATGAACAGGCCGAGGCGTTCGGCGGAATAGAATTGCATGACGATCTCACTTGTCTGAAAGGCCTTAGCCGCCTGGGGCGGCGAATAATGCCTTCAACGTAGGGGGGGAGGGGCTGTCCTGCAAGGGGCCTTTGGCATGGGGGCTTGCTTTCCAGGCCCAAGCGACGAT
It encodes the following:
- a CDS encoding uracil-DNA glycosylase, giving the protein MSFSAPGADCGLCPRLAEFRRANRVQFPGWHHDPVPSFGGLEAPLLVVGLAPGLKGANRTGRPFTGDYAGDLLYSTLIRYGLARGEYRAAADDGLELVGCRITNAARCVPPANKPLPAEFAACRPFLAAEIAAMPNLRGIFCLGRESHDQVLSTLGVRKAANPFGHARLHALPGGLVLGDSYHCSRYNTNTGRLTEAMFHQAMEALLGALR
- a CDS encoding NYN domain-containing protein, with the protein product MQFYSAERLGLFIDGSNLYSAARALGFDIDYKKLLNLFAGKGRLIRAFYYTALMEDQEYSPIRPLVDWLDYNGYTMVTKPTKEFTDAMGRRKIKGNMDIELAIDVMEMCQYLDHVVLFSGDGDFRRLVEAVQRKGVRVSVVSTIRSQPPMVADELRRQADVFIELQDLESQIARAQQHRDDRPYPAD
- a CDS encoding bacteriohemerythrin gives rise to the protein MTVIEWSNELKLGVPAMDAEHRHLLKLTNDFLTAARENAAFARLTLILGELIARTRIHFQAEETLLDRAGYPGLAGHRAEHGRLLVEAQRLYERFQTLDAAPEHDDLASRTLTLEAAKFLQRWLVDHILADDRPYRPYVSHLT